ACCAATAAACTTGTCGGAGCACTTGGCTCGCGATATTTTATCTGGCGAAATTCAGCAATAATTATGGCACGCTATCCTCAAGATGGCCCAATTCGTGGCCCACTCACCTTTCCTTATTGTGGATTGGTATTTGGGGTAGGAGTAGATACGATGAAATGGGTGTATCCGGCTTTTGAACTGCCGGGGATGGAAAAATTAGAAGGGGCAAATGTTGATTACGATAGGGCTCATAATGAAGTATTCGATACCGGCGTGACAAAAGGTTTAGTTGGATTAGCCATTTATTTCTGGTTAATAGCTGCCTTTAGTTATCTGGCAATTAAAGGATATAGACAAAGTCCCTCACCAGCAGATAAAGTCTTAATTGCTGGTTTTTTCTCTGCCTTTGTCTCCTATATTATTCAAAATCAATTTGCCTTTGCCGTGATTTCTTTTACACCCTTTTTCTGGACATTAATGGGGATGACGATGGTCATTTGTGGCTATACCAATCTTAGTCAGGAAAAAATAGAACAGGAAACATCTAAAAAAACTTCTGCCTCTATTCAATTTACACCTGCTCAAATCGCTCTATCTACTTTAGTTGTGTTTATGGTATGTTTATTAGCCTACCTTTCTCTTTTTCCATATCGAGCAGATTGTTATTTTAATAAAGGGGAGAAGGCAATTCATGACCAGGATTTAGATACCGCTTTAAAGATGTACGAAAAAGCCACCCAATTCAATTTCAGAGAAAGACATTACTATGGCGAGTTGACCTACACCTATTATAAAAAAGCCGCCTCTATTCCGATGAATCAAATAGAATTAAAAAAGGAATGGATTTATAAGACACATAATCGGATAAAAGATGCCTTTAAGGTCAATCCCAAAGATGGTTATTTTTATAATATTTTAGGTGCTACCTATGCTTTAGAATACGATGTCGGGTCTAAAACAGCCAAACAAAAGGCGATTGATGCCTATCTGACCGCATTAAAATATAATATTGTCTTTGCTGAACCGCTTAATAATTTAGGTGCATTATATTCTAAAGATAACGAGTATGATAAGGCGATTGAGGTATATAAAACAGTGGCGAAGATGAGACCAAATGAGGGACAATGTCAAGTAACAATTGGCGATATTTACTTCCGTAAAAAAGACAATGAAAATGCAATTAAGTGGTTAAAATCTGCCCTAGCCATTGACCCAACATTAATTAATGCCCATCATAGATTAGGTGAGGTCTATTTTAACTATGGAAAATTTGAGGAATCGGCAAAGGCATTTGAAGAAATAGTCAAAATAGACCCTAAAAATATTGATGTCCATCGGGATTTAGGCGCGGCCTATTTTAGAGATGCTGAAACAAAAAGAGTAAAAGGACCAATTAATGAAGCAATTGCCTCATATCAGAAGGCAAAAAGTGAATTTGAACTCTATTTAAGATACCACCCGGAAGATACTGGAATTAGACAAATAGTTGAGTCGATGAGATAGAAAGTTTTCGACCGAATATAAAAATTGTTTTTTATTGACAATCTAACAAGAATAAAGTATAATAATAAAACAATGGTTAAAGTAGATAAAAAAACAGATAAATCTGAAGAAGAAATAAACACTATCCAAATAGTGAGTTTTTTAATAGATAATGCTCTGTATGGAATGGATATTAGTAATGTTCGAGAAATTATAAAGGTTGGTAAAATTACTTATGTGCCGGGCAGCGCTGAATACATCACAGGCGTTATGAATCTCCGCGGAATGGTCATTGCTGTTGTTGATATGGGTAATTTACTTGGTTTCTCTAAAATTGTCTTTTCTGACCAGACACGAATTATAATTACAGAAATACAAAATCAAACTCTGGTTGGATTCCTGGTGGATGAAATTATTAATATTGTCAATGTGTCACCAGATAAAATTGAACCTCCACCAGCTACTCTCGAAAAAAACAGGACTAAATATATCAAAGGTGAAGTTCAAATGGACGGTGAATTAATGGCAATATTAGATCTGGCAGAGATATAAATCGTAACCGTTCAGGTGGTAATTCACCGCACAGACGCAGAGGAACAGAGAAGACATGGAAATAAATCAGATAACAGAAAAGATTATTGAGGTAATTTTTGTAATACATAGGACATCAAAACCAAATTTGTTAATCAATCATGATATGTCGGTCCTCAAAAGCTTGCACTGATGAAAATCCGTGATGGAATTCTGCGTCTGGTAAATAGTTTTTAATTTTTTCTCTGCGTCTCTGTGTCTCTGCGGTGAACGGTTACTATAAATCCAGGTGATTTTATGGAAATCGAATTAGCCCTTTTTAGATTACAAAATCAACAATTTGGCATTGAGGTTAAATCCATAAATAGAATTCTTACCTCATCTTTAAATAAGAAAACCCAAAAGATTCATTTTGAAGATGTTGAAATTCCAACAATAGATTTAACCCGTGAGTTTAATCTAAATAATCACAAAAAAAGGCAAAAAAAAGAAATTATCCTTGTTGAATTCGATGGGATTAAAAAAGGATTATTAGTTGATGAAGTCTTAAGGATTTTAAAAGTAAATTTAGATAAGGTTAAGGTCATCCCTTCCTTGATAAAAACTACTGCCCCAAAAGACCATTTCTGGGCAGTAGCACAAGTTGAAGAGGAACTCATTTTATTATTAGACATCCGTAAATTATACACCAATGGTAAGTGGTGATAGAGAAAGATGCAGGATGCAGAATGTTTTAATATGAATCCTGTATCAGGTATTTGTTATAGGGCTTCACGAAATTAAAACTAAGTATACGTAATTGGTTAACTGGTAACTAATTACCATTCACCAGTTACCAATTACCAAATAGGGCTTCACGAAATTAAAACTAAGTATACGTAATCGGTTAATTGGTAACTAATTACCATTCACCAGTTACCAATTACCAAATAGGGCTTCACGAAATTATAAAGTAAGTAATCGGTTAACTGGTAACTAATTACCATTCACCAGTTACCAATTACCAAATAGGGCTTCACGAAATTATAAAGTAAGTAATCGGTTAATTGGTAACTAATTACCATTTACCAGTTACCAATTACCAAACTAAGGAGGTAAAAAAATGTTAAAAACATCAGTTAGAAAAAAGGTAATCTATGCTGTAGGAATCTTTATGGTAATTGGGGTAATTATCAATGCGGTTTATACCTTATTATCCATTAAGTTCACCCCAGAG
The bacterium genome window above contains:
- a CDS encoding tetratricopeptide repeat protein, which codes for MNKRKIDDICNKIIKWSFLGLLALVPLYFDTHCRGVFDVPKMTLLRLFSLVIIGAWLLRIILTREFNFVRSPLDIPVLAFLLSSIASTICSVDPFTSLVGAYKRHEGLTTTISYVLLFFTATNLLHNNHKLLHLTAYVGIGIGFIVSFYTFIQRAGLDPISWAADVTERAVSTFGNPIFLGAYLGMLIPVASGCFFLKEEVKKVITKKKDKKKKTVREQKIGIETIKIWICGITLITMYASLFIAKSRGPLVGLGAGMIIFAILWAKKALVYTRKRIIVFGLSFFILTTYLCLQPNSLAERIVNVFKSAQQEKGEQLERILIDKEASPEKANQIKEGWLTNKLVGALGSRYFIWRNSAIIMARYPQDGPIRGPLTFPYCGLVFGVGVDTMKWVYPAFELPGMEKLEGANVDYDRAHNEVFDTGVTKGLVGLAIYFWLIAAFSYLAIKGYRQSPSPADKVLIAGFFSAFVSYIIQNQFAFAVISFTPFFWTLMGMTMVICGYTNLSQEKIEQETSKKTSASIQFTPAQIALSTLVVFMVCLLAYLSLFPYRADCYFNKGEKAIHDQDLDTALKMYEKATQFNFRERHYYGELTYTYYKKAASIPMNQIELKKEWIYKTHNRIKDAFKVNPKDGYFYNILGATYALEYDVGSKTAKQKAIDAYLTALKYNIVFAEPLNNLGALYSKDNEYDKAIEVYKTVAKMRPNEGQCQVTIGDIYFRKKDNENAIKWLKSALAIDPTLINAHHRLGEVYFNYGKFEESAKAFEEIVKIDPKNIDVHRDLGAAYFRDAETKRVKGPINEAIASYQKAKSEFELYLRYHPEDTGIRQIVESMR
- a CDS encoding chemotaxis protein CheW: MEIELALFRLQNQQFGIEVKSINRILTSSLNKKTQKIHFEDVEIPTIDLTREFNLNNHKKRQKKEIILVEFDGIKKGLLVDEVLRILKVNLDKVKVIPSLIKTTAPKDHFWAVAQVEEELILLLDIRKLYTNGKW
- a CDS encoding chemotaxis protein CheW produces the protein MVKVDKKTDKSEEEINTIQIVSFLIDNALYGMDISNVREIIKVGKITYVPGSAEYITGVMNLRGMVIAVVDMGNLLGFSKIVFSDQTRIIITEIQNQTLVGFLVDEIINIVNVSPDKIEPPPATLEKNRTKYIKGEVQMDGELMAILDLAEI